The genomic stretch ataatataaatatatatatatataatatgtggtgtgtgtgtgtgtgtgtgtgtgtgtgtggtggtgtgttggtgtgtgttgtgtgtggtgtgtgtgtgtgcatgatattgATGTATTATTGTACGATTTCTTTTAGTTACATCATTCGTTGTGACAATCTACACAATCAATCAAATACAAAAAAGCAAAACCGCTTCTTTCATAATCTTCGAAAAaattcccttcccatttcccgaatacaaaaaaaatgaaaaggtaaaaaaaaacgaagctcaTTGCACCATGATGCGCTGGTGACTTTTTCTAATACGCCaggctttttttatttatttgaaattCGCAGTTTTCCAAAACCATCTTAAACTCCGACAGGGAATAAACACTACTGATACCTTCTCACTAACACTGGTTATTGAAATCATGCAAAACTGATTCATGTGCGCATGACCACTTGCCCGAGAGAGGCTCCCGCATGACTCAACGTGTAAATCCCGACGCCGGATTTATTCTGAAATGCTGCCACGGAGAGCATTTCGCATCACGGATTAATGCCGGTGCCATGTCGCCCCCCGTGTgctcgttttgtttttttgccattTGCCTTTGTTTGTGTACAGCGAAACAGCTGATGGCTCTGCGCATGCGTCCTCGTCAGCTGGCTCCCCCGCGTCCGAACCCTCCGTGTTTACAGTGTCATTGTTTTCCCTGGGGCTGAAATTGTCGCGAAGGGTGCTCGGAAAAGGCGAAAACAAAGGAGGGCTTTGGTGTCTGGGTGGATCGTAGAGGACTCGCCGTTCCAAGACAATAACCAGCTTCCCGTTCGTGGGGGTCAACGGCCCATTCTCGAAGACGCTCGCAGCGAAACGAACGAAAAAGTCATCAGTCGCGCAGGTCTTCACTTGAGACGCAGGTGCTGAGTTTCTTCGCGAGAAAATCCCAAATATTCGCCAAGCCGCGAGAAGTCATCGCCCCACGCCTTCCCCGATGTCACGATGAAGTACGGCATCGAAGTTTCCCCCGACGAAACTCCACCCAAGGggcgagaagagggagaaatgagggaggaggagaggaggaaacccCGATGGCGAGGCGGACCCCAGGGCGAGTCCAGCGCATTCCCGACTTCCAGGGAGGAAAACCCGAAGAGGCCGCCGACGCCGTCGTCTTCTCCATCCAGTTCTACGGCAAGACGATCGGGGAGGTCGGCCTGATGGACCAGGACCTGTCCGAGCTGGACTGGAAGAAGTTCAAGTCGTATCTTGTAAGTTTTCGTGGGTCGGAAGCCTGTCCTC from Penaeus monodon isolate SGIC_2016 unplaced genomic scaffold, NSTDA_Pmon_1 PmonScaffold_5031, whole genome shotgun sequence encodes the following:
- the LOC119571074 gene encoding uncharacterized protein LOC119571074, translating into MARRTPGRVQRIPDFQGGKPEEAADAVVFSIQFYGKTIGEVGLMDQDLSELDWKKFKSYLFQNLLSINQQDNICVSYSDEEGDKLPIESDEEYREALKVR